A DNA window from Etheostoma spectabile isolate EspeVRDwgs_2016 chromosome 22, UIUC_Espe_1.0, whole genome shotgun sequence contains the following coding sequences:
- the gpr141 gene encoding probable G-protein coupled receptor 141 — protein sequence MASMINSTATTSMMNSSSPPTTTMSPADVTKYTPVLLVIYSVVLLCGIISLSLMMHILKSSTTSITSIAVLNLIFAHFLFLLTVPFRIHYYATNDWALGYGWCKVVSGMIHIHMYMSFLFYVIILITRLMTFYLKAEQGASFQKIHALLVSAVVWMVVLVVVPFIMYFIYGKENKHHWSESNNVTHCFKFGNSLQPGPAKTVNYIISTVIIVVATVLTALQANVLRVLYRKHRQGCTSQQDFGAQLKGLCFALIMVVCFIPYHMFRLYYLEHLNLQDVNELFLSLTTFNCLDMLTFLGRRSCYACFPAVIQDMFRSFT from the coding sequence ATGGCTTCCATGATAAATTCCACGGCAACAACCTCAATGATGAACTCAAGCTCCCCACCCACAACCACAATGTCGCCGGCTGATGTTACAAAGTACACCCCAGTGCTTCTGGTCATCTACTCTGTGGTTCTGCTCTGCGGTATCATCAGCCTGAGCCTGATGATGCACATCCTGAAGTCCAGCACCACATCCATAACCTCCATCGCTGTACTCAACCTCATCTTTGCccacttcctcttccttctcacTGTGCCCTTTAGGATTCACTACTACGCCACTAATGATTGGGCCCTGGGCTATGGGTGGTGTAAAGTGGTCAGCGGCATGATCCACATCCACATGTACATGTCTTTTCTCTTCTATGTGATCATCCTCATTACGCGCCTGATGACGTTCTACCTCAAAGCTGAGCAGGGGGCCTCCTTCCAGAAGATTCACGCACTCCTtgtcagtgctgtggtgtggatGGTGGTGCTTGTTGTGGTCCCTTTCATTATGTATTTTATCTATGGCAAAGAAAATAAGCATCATTGGTCGGAATCCAACAATGTGACACACTGCTTCAAGTTTGGCAACAGCCTACAGCCTGGTCCAGCCAAGACGGTCAACTACATTATAAGCACAGTCATCATAGTGGTGGCCACGGTGCTGACGGCCCTCCAAGCCAATGTCCTAAGGGTTTTATACAGGAAGCACCGCCAGGGTTGCACCTCTCAACAGGACTTTGGGGCTCAGCTGAAGGGCCTGTGCTTTGCTCTCATCATGGTGGTCTGTTTCATTCCCTACCACATGTTCCGGCTTTATTACTTAGAACACCTCAATCTGCAGGACGTCAATGAGTTGTTTCTGAGTCTGACCACCTTTAACTGTTTGGACATGCTCACCTTCTTGGGGAGGAGGAGCTGCTACGCATGCTTTCCAGCAGTGATACAAGACAtgtttagatcctttacttga
- the pign gene encoding GPI ethanolamine phosphate transferase 1, which produces MRIITFLLVGLTVHVVFFLSIFDIYFTSPLVHGMTPQATPLAPPASRLVLVVADGLRADSLFTLLPNGSSRAPYLRSVMEERGTWGVSHTHVPTESRPGHVALIAGFYEDVSAVAKGWKENPVEFDSVFNETKHTWCWGSPDILPMFAKGASGEHVYTHTYPAKEEDFASTDASRLDTWVFTQVKSFFQSAKSNSSLKASLLEGENIFFLHLLGIDTNGHAHRPMSREYLDNIGLVDSGVAELVSVVEDFFGHDGRTAYVFTSDHGMTNWGSHGAGHPSETLTPLVVWGAGVCNARKVTEPQSFNDGYLQDWKLEHLRRVDVNQADIAPLMASLIGVPFPVNSVGVLPLLYLNNSDQFKAESMYTNAIQVLEQYKMKMAQKKETTLSFLFTTYQPLTESKQAEFIHKARILIQLEKYEDAISLCRSLISNALEGLVYYHTYDRFFLGCSVVLGFVGWTSYVVLVILKTHAGLNRHPSLLKQIPSYTLARVCICVTVVITVFLLIQRSPITYYIYCLLPVPVWYSVLKESETLIDLVRSAPSLPLWKCFGYFVLVAFGIELLVVSFFHRAMLTVGLAFLSLWPFMSGIFGKAKFRSLSWFLGCLCLAAFPLMPVVGREPNVHLVTCAGILTLFTLACYLWSSGQRTPLHLSDRQQFVTQMLHVAVCAYVPSLTHSSLQQKQGLPLLNQIISWTTLASSMLVPLLSSTRLFHRLLSIFLSLMATYLLLSTGSEALFPPVLSWLMFVWINIEQEAMLAQGVSSRQELSTIDFSANIDITKIRQLKLDDIRRSYFFVFFIITAFFGTGNIASINSFDPASVYCFLTVFNPFIMGGLMMWKVIIPFIIVMCTFETIQVATQLSSRSLFLIVLVISDLMALHFFFLVQDYGSWLDIGTSISHYVIVMSMTIFLMLLSVVTHIFTSQRLILWRRSKKHFP; this is translated from the exons ATGAGGATAATCACCTTCCTCCTAGTCGGACTGACAGTCCACGTGGTTTTCTTCCTTTCGATCTTTGACATCTACTTCACCTCTCCCCTGGTCCATGGCATGACACCCCAGGCTACACCGCTGGCACCCCCCGCCTCCAGATTGGTGTTAGTGGTGGCCGATGGTCTCCGAGCAGACAGTCTCTTCACACTCCTCCCCAACGGCTCATCCAGGGCTCCATACTTGAG GAGTGTGATGGAGGAGAGGGGTACCTGgggtgtgtcacacacacacgtgccaaCTGAGTCTCGTCCCGGTCATGTTGCTCTCATCGCTGGCTTTTATGAGGATGTGAGTGCTGTTGCTAAAG GGTGGAAGGAGAATCCTGTAGAGTTTGACTCGGTGTTTAATGAGACCAAACACACCTGGTGCTGGGGCAGCCCTGATATTCTGCCAATGTTTGCTAAAG GTGCCAGTGGAGAACATGTGTATACTCACACTTATCCAGCAAAGGAGGAGGACTTTGCCTCCACAGACGCCTCCAGGCTGGACACCTGGGTGTTCACGCAAGTCAAA TCATTCTTTCAGTCAGCAAAGTCTAACTCCAGTCTGAAGGCCAGTCTGCTCGAGGGTGAGAATATCTTTTTTCTACATCTGCTGGGCATCGACACAAACGGACATGCACACAGACCAATGTCACG GGAGTACCTAGACAATATTGGTCTAGTAGACAGTGGCGTAGCTGAACTGGTGTCTGTGGTAGAAGACTTTTTTGGTCATGACGGCAGAACAGCCTATGTGTTTACCTCTGATCATGGCATGACAAACTGGG gttCACACGGTGCAGGCCATCCTTCTGAGACACTCACCCCTTTAGTGGTGTGGGGAGCCGGAGTTTGTAATGCCCGCAAAGTCACTGAACCCCAATCGTTCAACGATGGCTACCTACAAG ATTGGAAACTGGAGCACCTTCGTAGAGTTGACGTCAATCAG GCAGACATCGCCCCCCTCATGGCTTCTCTCATCGGTGTGCCCTTTCCTGTTAATTCAGTT gGTGTGTTACCTCTTCTCTATCTTAACAACAGTGACCAGTTTAAGGCAGAGAGCATGTACACCAATGCTATTCAAGTACTAGAGCAGTACAAG aTGAAAATGGCCCAAAAAAAGGAGACAACCTTGTCTTTTCTCTTCACCACATACCA ACCGCTGACTGAGTCAAAACAAGCAGAATTCATTCACAAGGCCAGAATACTGATTCAGCTGGAGAAGTATGAAGATGCT aTCTCTCTGTGCCGATCTCTGATATCCAATGCCCTGGAGGGCCTGGTCTACTACCACACCTATGACAGGTTCTTCCTAGGCTGCAGTGTGGTGCTGGGATTTGTAGGCTGGACCTCATATGTTGTTCTAGTCATACTGAAGACTCATGCCGGCCTCAACCGACACCCCAGTCTCCTCAAACAG atTCCCAGCTATACCCTGGCCagggtgtgtatatgtgtgacaGTGGTGATCACTGTGTTCTTGCTTATCCAAAGGAGCCCCATCACTTACTATATTTACTGCCTACTGCCTGTCCCTGTGTGGTACTCTGTCCTGAAAGA GTCCGAAACTCTAATAGATTTGGTTCGCTCAGCTCCCTCTCTGCCCCTGTGGAAATGTTTTGGCTATTTTGTGCTGGTGGCGTTTGGGATCGAGCTACTG GTGGTGAGTTTCTTCCATCGCGCCATGCTGACTGTGGGCCTggctttcctctctctctggccCTTCATGTCAGGAATTTTTGGCAAGGCCAAG TTCCGTTCATTGAGCTGGTTTCTGGGGTGTCTGTGTTTGGCTGCTTTCCCCCTCATGCCTGTTGTGGGCAGAGAGCCTAACGTACATCTGGT TACCTGTGCAGGTATACTTACTCTCTTCACTTTAGCCTGTTACCTCTGGTCATCAGGACAGAGAACGCCTCTGCACCTCAGTGACAGACAGCAGTTTGTCACCCAG ATGCTCCATGTGGCAGTGTGTGCGTACGTGCCATCTCTCACACACTCCAGCCTGCAGCAGAAACAGGGATTGCCCCTTCTTAATCAGATCATCAGCTGGACCACATTAG CATCGTCAATGCTGGTTCCACTCTTGAGCTCTACACGACTTTTCCACCGACTCCTCagcatatttctctctctcatggccACATATCTACTGCTCAGCACTGG GTCAGAGGCTTTGTTCCCCCCTGTGTTATCTTGGTTGATGTTTGTGTGGATCAACATTGAACAGGAAGCGATGCTCGCTCAGGGTGTCTCTAGCAGACAAGAG cTCTCCACTATTGATTTCTCTGCAAACATTGACATCACCAAGATCCGACAGCTGAAGTTGGATGACATCAGAAgatcttattttttt gtattttttataataacagCTTTCTTCGGCACAGGGAACATAGCTTCCATCAATag TTTTGACCCAGCATCTGTTTATTGTTTCCTCACTGTCTTCAACCCCTTCATCATGGGAGGGCTGATGATGTGGAAG GTTATCATTCCATTCATAATAGTGATGTGTACATTTGAGACCATCCAAGTTGCAACACAGCTATCATCAAGAAG TTTGTTCCTCATCGTCCTGGTCATCTCTGACTTGATGGCTCTG CACTTTTTCTTCCTGGTGCAGGACTACGGCAGCTGGTTAGACATTGGCACAAG cATTAGTCATTATGTGATAGTGATGTCGATGACCATCTTCCTGATGTTGCTCAGTGTggtcacacacattttcacctCACAAAGACTCATTCTGTGGAGGAGATCTAAGAAGCACTTTCCCTAA